Proteins from a genomic interval of Shewanella seohaensis:
- a CDS encoding S8 family serine peptidase, translating to MKQLFKRSRIAATCLMAMGFTLSYSTLAEDNVALMEAQSGAVQFTLITGEVVTAVARADGSLGGIRLLGENGAEVITSLFQNQNGQYLITPKAQKWVESHTVDIELFNISKLHAAGYDDASTDKLPVIIEYRDGTLAGSAVPNPIEGATLTDEIELIDSAAFGISKQQAAKVWETLSTDDAVKSVWLDAVVHAHKDTTNGINALANLTPTVPLTGAYGNLAKAFNGQGVTVAVLDTGYDVQHGDLAGQVVQSKDFTYSSNGVDDLNGHGTHTAATIVGTGAESNGRWAGMAPGAKLLVGKVLSNSGSGSTSGILSGMQWAVAQGADVVSMSLGGSGTSCTGPLVDMVEALSDKALFVVSAGNSFTRETVGIPGCAPSALTVGAVDRDNHTASFSSRGPSPDGHSAKPDIASQGVDVVSAASGGFGATAYRALSGTSMSAPHVSGGAAIVMQARPELTPRQVKEVLTSSVVPTDAHVLEQGAGPMDVNRAVGQNIIAPPNMELGSFVYDQDIGVTEKTISLRNLSDKDISLKLKMSLIGEDGKTRMPATLAGLSVNSINVPANGSAEIPVWIDSSVALRSGAYGTITGRIEGTSTGKSNERVTVPISFWIQPPQVNLSFSVTDMRGKAASSPSRVYLMNEEDDWGQAVTLRNGQASLSVPEGNYTIVANIMTYDNDSTTSGLVESATQMAVLDRKVSQDTQIEFDARNAEKLEFKASKPLAPQGYAFGFTYALDDNKVAKLAAMELAPDYVKDIYTWSQGHDDRFRSFVTTRAFAPETVLTMQNGEVLDYNKQGLALSFDGKGSAEVVPVGDAGYSTDWTQFDLTGRIALIGNPNYLTSYMVANALKNGAIGVIFYRPGQHGRYKGTISGTPRIPAVGISSEQGEALLAQIEAGNNIVSWSGTAAERTPYAYSINHITDGRINGGQVVLQEQKMQRIRASYHSQNDQRPIWTDMMAMTNSTGEFYSTGSSQMVMTPVVRDEYYTATSKNMWTNIVMPGTQLSSDGGYFDGPRMMTEGKVESTSWFKGPKAGSLLTNGGAIANRDTNTIDLSIVRFGDAAGHDGTGGYNSQSLYGLKVNGQSTYLDSGLFTLPDTNAQVELEVRSYARGVGNSSPVKDNLGSFYQGIYQFSTDSSKQGRQAVLTPKLDIPVAIDNTLAAGVPVEVKLSAVMDGAAQVDLSDVTLQYGYGQECSLAAISVSIYCPVSAKFAESAWKTAEVKWVNGEWVATIPNDSTAGNFVHLRVQMSDGSSEAKQTMMRVYMLK from the coding sequence ATGAAACAACTTTTTAAGCGCAGTCGTATTGCAGCGACTTGCCTGATGGCAATGGGTTTTACCCTCAGTTATTCAACCTTGGCTGAAGATAATGTTGCGCTGATGGAAGCGCAATCTGGCGCCGTACAATTTACCTTGATCACCGGCGAGGTGGTCACGGCCGTTGCGCGGGCCGATGGCTCACTCGGTGGTATCCGCCTGCTCGGCGAAAACGGTGCAGAGGTGATTACTAGCCTCTTCCAAAATCAGAATGGTCAATATCTTATCACTCCAAAGGCGCAAAAATGGGTCGAGTCCCATACTGTCGACATCGAGCTGTTTAACATCTCTAAGCTCCATGCGGCGGGTTATGATGATGCCTCCACCGATAAATTGCCGGTTATTATCGAATACCGTGATGGCACCCTAGCGGGTTCTGCTGTGCCTAATCCCATTGAAGGGGCTACCTTAACCGATGAGATTGAACTTATCGACAGCGCTGCTTTTGGGATCAGCAAACAACAGGCCGCCAAAGTATGGGAAACCTTAAGTACCGATGATGCGGTGAAGTCGGTATGGTTAGATGCGGTTGTGCATGCCCATAAGGATACGACTAACGGGATTAATGCGCTGGCAAACCTAACCCCAACCGTGCCGTTAACCGGTGCGTATGGCAATTTAGCCAAGGCATTTAATGGTCAAGGTGTCACCGTAGCCGTGCTTGATACTGGCTACGATGTGCAGCATGGCGACTTGGCGGGGCAAGTTGTGCAGAGCAAAGACTTTACCTATTCCAGCAATGGCGTCGATGATCTTAACGGTCATGGTACACACACTGCAGCCACTATCGTGGGGACGGGGGCGGAATCTAATGGTCGCTGGGCGGGCATGGCGCCTGGTGCCAAATTACTGGTGGGTAAGGTACTCTCAAATTCAGGTTCAGGGTCGACGAGTGGGATCTTGAGTGGCATGCAATGGGCCGTGGCTCAAGGCGCCGATGTGGTTAGTATGTCGTTAGGCGGCAGTGGCACCAGTTGTACAGGACCACTTGTCGACATGGTTGAAGCTTTGAGTGATAAGGCGTTGTTCGTGGTTTCTGCGGGCAATAGTTTTACCCGCGAGACCGTGGGGATCCCAGGATGTGCCCCGAGTGCGTTAACCGTGGGTGCCGTTGACCGCGATAATCACACCGCATCTTTCTCATCCCGTGGCCCTTCACCTGATGGTCATTCTGCAAAACCCGATATCGCATCCCAAGGTGTGGATGTTGTCTCTGCGGCCTCGGGAGGATTCGGGGCGACGGCTTATCGCGCCCTGTCGGGAACATCCATGTCGGCGCCCCATGTGTCTGGCGGCGCGGCAATTGTGATGCAAGCTAGACCCGAACTGACACCCCGCCAAGTGAAAGAAGTGCTGACTTCCTCTGTGGTTCCGACCGATGCCCATGTGCTGGAACAAGGCGCCGGACCTATGGATGTGAATCGCGCCGTAGGGCAAAACATTATTGCGCCGCCGAATATGGAACTCGGCTCCTTTGTCTATGATCAGGATATTGGCGTTACAGAAAAAACCATTAGTCTACGCAACTTATCCGACAAGGATATCAGCCTTAAGCTGAAAATGAGCTTGATAGGTGAGGACGGTAAGACGCGCATGCCGGCAACCCTAGCGGGACTTAGCGTCAACAGCATTAACGTGCCAGCCAATGGAAGTGCTGAAATTCCTGTGTGGATTGATTCTAGTGTGGCACTGCGCAGTGGCGCCTATGGCACTATCACTGGGCGTATTGAAGGCACCAGCACAGGCAAATCGAATGAACGCGTCACTGTGCCGATTTCATTCTGGATCCAACCGCCGCAAGTCAATTTGAGCTTCAGTGTCACCGACATGCGTGGCAAAGCCGCTTCCTCTCCCTCGAGAGTGTACTTGATGAATGAGGAAGATGATTGGGGACAAGCCGTTACGCTCAGAAATGGTCAGGCAAGCCTCTCTGTTCCTGAGGGCAATTACACTATCGTTGCCAACATCATGACCTACGATAATGACTCAACAACCTCTGGGTTAGTGGAGTCGGCGACCCAAATGGCGGTGCTGGATCGTAAAGTGAGCCAAGATACCCAGATTGAGTTTGACGCCCGCAATGCCGAAAAACTCGAGTTCAAGGCGAGCAAACCTTTGGCACCCCAAGGCTATGCATTTGGCTTTACCTATGCGCTGGATGATAACAAAGTGGCTAAATTAGCCGCGATGGAGTTAGCGCCTGATTATGTGAAAGACATCTACACTTGGTCGCAGGGACATGATGATAGGTTCCGCTCGTTTGTCACCACTCGCGCCTTTGCACCCGAAACCGTACTTACCATGCAAAATGGCGAAGTGCTCGATTATAACAAGCAGGGCTTAGCCTTATCCTTTGATGGTAAAGGCAGTGCAGAAGTCGTGCCCGTTGGCGACGCGGGGTACAGTACCGACTGGACTCAGTTTGACTTAACGGGCCGTATTGCGTTGATTGGCAACCCTAATTATCTGACATCTTACATGGTGGCAAATGCCCTTAAAAACGGGGCGATTGGGGTTATCTTCTATCGTCCGGGTCAACATGGTCGTTATAAAGGGACGATTTCTGGCACGCCACGTATCCCCGCTGTTGGGATCAGTTCAGAGCAGGGTGAAGCCCTGTTAGCTCAGATTGAAGCGGGTAACAATATCGTTAGTTGGTCGGGTACGGCTGCGGAGCGAACGCCTTATGCCTACTCCATTAACCATATCACCGACGGGCGTATCAATGGTGGGCAAGTGGTGTTGCAAGAGCAAAAAATGCAGCGCATTCGTGCCAGCTATCATTCGCAAAATGATCAGCGCCCCATTTGGACTGATATGATGGCCATGACCAACAGCACCGGAGAGTTTTACTCAACCGGTAGCTCACAAATGGTCATGACGCCTGTGGTGCGCGATGAGTACTACACGGCAACCAGCAAAAACATGTGGACTAACATTGTGATGCCCGGTACTCAGTTATCGTCGGACGGCGGCTATTTTGATGGTCCAAGAATGATGACCGAAGGCAAGGTTGAATCCACCTCTTGGTTTAAAGGCCCCAAGGCGGGGAGTTTGCTCACCAATGGTGGCGCCATTGCCAATCGTGATACCAACACTATCGACTTAAGCATTGTGCGGTTTGGCGATGCGGCTGGGCATGATGGCACGGGCGGGTATAATTCACAGTCGCTCTACGGACTCAAAGTGAATGGCCAGAGCACTTACTTAGATAGTGGATTGTTTACGCTCCCCGATACCAATGCGCAAGTGGAGTTAGAAGTGCGCTCCTACGCCCGCGGTGTGGGCAATAGCTCACCGGTGAAGGACAATCTCGGCTCCTTCTATCAAGGGATTTATCAATTCAGCACAGACTCGAGTAAACAGGGCCGCCAAGCGGTGCTCACTCCTAAGCTCGACATTCCAGTGGCGATCGATAATACCTTGGCTGCAGGTGTGCCTGTCGAAGTGAAACTCTCAGCTGTGATGGATGGTGCGGCGCAGGTGGATTTATCCGATGTCACGCTGCAATACGGTTATGGTCAGGAATGTTCGCTTGCGGCGATTTCGGTATCGATTTATTGCCCTGTATCGGCCAAATTTGCCGAAAGCGCTTGGAAAACCGCAGAAGTGAAATGGGTTAATGGTGAGTGGGTTGCCACAATCCCGAACGATTCTACTGCCGGTAATTTTGTTCACTTACGTGTGCAGATGAGTGATGGCAGTAGCGAAGCGAAACAAACCATGATGCGGGTATATATGCTGAAGTAA
- a CDS encoding MarR family winged helix-turn-helix transcriptional regulator, which translates to MNRYESLGYLVSHLNIELQNELDIQLKRYQLDIKLWPVLFALWQEEGISQTELSKRCDVANYTMTRLLDQLQVQGLITRHQELDNRRAFQIFLTDEAKALEQDLIREAERVNEKYLSNLTEEERQQFMRLLNKINRLPSITAL; encoded by the coding sequence TTGAACCGCTATGAAAGCTTAGGCTATCTTGTTTCCCACTTGAATATTGAGCTGCAAAATGAGCTCGATATACAGCTGAAACGCTATCAGCTCGACATTAAGTTGTGGCCAGTGTTGTTCGCGCTTTGGCAGGAGGAGGGGATCTCTCAGACCGAGCTGTCCAAGCGTTGCGATGTGGCCAACTATACCATGACCCGTTTGCTCGATCAGTTGCAGGTTCAGGGATTGATCACCCGTCACCAAGAGCTCGATAACCGCCGTGCATTCCAGATTTTCCTCACCGATGAGGCTAAGGCGCTGGAGCAGGATTTGATCCGTGAGGCTGAGCGGGTTAACGAGAAATACCTGTCCAATCTCACTGAAGAGGAGCGCCAGCAGTTTATGCGCTTACTCAATAAGATAAATCGTTTACCTTCAATCACAGCCTTATGA
- a CDS encoding DUF1285 domain-containing protein: protein MEKHTDNVIDTLQEFTSKPAPDVVTQPTALCSEVALFRIQLSGDWIYQDSPLPTKFAKLFASILHGIDGEHFLITPVEKVRVEVDDAPLLIVDYVKDETASGLTLRSSIGTEHSLATLNHLQLTDFGIYLPLERGLWGKLSRACYYNFVNEFNLPDDEEADA from the coding sequence ATGGAAAAGCACACGGACAATGTTATCGACACGCTACAGGAATTCACCAGCAAGCCAGCGCCGGATGTTGTCACACAGCCAACGGCGCTGTGTAGTGAAGTGGCATTATTTCGTATCCAACTCTCCGGTGACTGGATATATCAGGACAGCCCATTGCCGACCAAGTTTGCCAAGTTATTTGCCAGTATTTTACATGGCATCGATGGCGAACATTTTCTGATCACGCCAGTCGAAAAGGTGCGAGTCGAGGTGGATGATGCGCCACTGTTGATTGTGGATTATGTGAAGGATGAGACAGCATCGGGTTTAACGCTGCGCAGCAGTATTGGTACCGAGCATTCTCTGGCGACACTTAATCATTTACAGCTCACCGACTTTGGGATTTATCTGCCGCTAGAGCGCGGCCTATGGGGAAAATTGAGCCGTGCTTGTTACTATAATTTTGTGAATGAATTCAATTTACCCGACGACGAAGAGGCAGATGCGTAA
- a CDS encoding Glu/Leu/Phe/Val dehydrogenase dimerization domain-containing protein produces MAVFNHVSFDEHEQVVFCHDKESGLKAIVAIHNTNLGPAVGGCRMWNYQSDDEALTDVLRLSRGMTYKNALAGLTMGGGKSVIIADPKRPDREALFRAFGRFINSLGGRYYSAEDVGTTTADIMIAHQETPYMAGLEGKSGDPSPFTALGTYLGIKAAVKHKLGLDSLKGLKIAVQGVGHVGYYLCKHLHEEGAELIVTDIHQASLDKVATDFGAIVVAPQDIYAQDVDVYAPCALGATLNDVTLPQLKAKIVAGCANNQLAEVRHGEQLKEMGILYAPDYVINAGGIINVSFEKDYDAAKSEAKVREIYNTLLKIFTKADAENRTTAAVADEMARAIYQAAKA; encoded by the coding sequence GTATTCTGTCATGATAAAGAGAGTGGCTTAAAAGCCATCGTTGCCATCCATAACACCAATTTAGGTCCTGCTGTGGGTGGTTGCCGGATGTGGAACTACCAATCCGACGATGAAGCCCTGACAGACGTATTACGCCTCTCCCGCGGTATGACTTACAAAAACGCCCTTGCTGGTTTAACCATGGGTGGTGGTAAGTCAGTGATTATTGCCGATCCTAAGCGCCCTGATCGCGAAGCCCTCTTCCGTGCGTTTGGCCGTTTTATCAATAGCCTGGGTGGACGTTACTATTCAGCCGAAGACGTAGGTACTACAACAGCGGATATCATGATTGCTCATCAAGAAACCCCATACATGGCGGGTCTTGAAGGCAAGAGCGGCGATCCATCGCCCTTTACTGCATTAGGCACCTATTTAGGCATCAAAGCTGCCGTTAAACACAAACTCGGTTTAGACAGCTTAAAAGGCCTTAAGATTGCCGTTCAAGGTGTGGGCCATGTAGGTTACTACCTGTGTAAACACTTGCATGAAGAAGGTGCTGAGCTTATCGTCACCGATATTCACCAAGCTTCACTCGACAAAGTGGCTACCGACTTTGGTGCTATCGTCGTTGCACCACAGGATATCTATGCCCAAGACGTTGATGTCTATGCGCCATGTGCATTAGGTGCCACCCTAAACGATGTCACCCTGCCACAGCTTAAAGCTAAGATTGTTGCCGGTTGCGCCAACAACCAGTTAGCCGAAGTCCGCCATGGCGAGCAGTTAAAAGAAATGGGCATTCTGTATGCTCCAGACTACGTGATTAACGCTGGCGGTATCATCAACGTCTCATTTGAAAAAGACTATGACGCGGCGAAATCAGAAGCTAAGGTCAGAGAAATCTACAACACTCTGCTGAAGATTTTCACTAAAGCCGACGCAGAAAACCGTACTACTGCTGCGGTTGCTGACGAAATGGCCCGTGCCATTTATCAAGCGGCAAAAGCCTAA